A window of the Trichoplusia ni isolate ovarian cell line Hi5 chromosome 4, tn1, whole genome shotgun sequence genome harbors these coding sequences:
- the LOC113492479 gene encoding steroid hormone receptor ERR1 isoform X1, which yields MCAVEDAWLFSNIANTLDMIESSHNVQMMSAVSGEPMLRRVKQETDPTPQYSPPEPQPPHTQPLHPRTMPMMQPELDIETKEDIKFCVSPGDGTIVGNTSPEQQHCSSTTAAAASGARDDDAPRRLCLVCGDVASGFHYGVASCEACKAFFKRTIQVSRKGNIEYTCPASNECEINKRRRKACQACRFRKCLRTGMLREGVRLDRVRGGRQKYRRAPDAPAAPLPRPQLDDIKVLEALNSYEPELLTCSAPPAGVTDPVAKTLALLADLYDRELVGVIGWAKQIPGFTELQLNDQMRLLQSTWAEMLSLMLAYRSMSSGSPLRLRFATDLALDEQQAREIGAHDLFGQIAGVTKRLERATALREECYLLKALALANSEARIDEHAALRRFRDSILGALNDAVSALRPYNAQAALQQLLLVLPALRLADVAARRFWAAVHRERRAPMNKLFVEMLEACLR from the exons ATGTGTGCGGTAGAAGATGCGTGGTTATTTTCAAATATAGCCAATACACTGGATATGATCGAATCTTCTCACAAT GTTCAAATGATGTCAGCAGTGAGCGGTGAGCCGATGCTCCGTCGCGTCAAGCAAGAGACAGATCCTACTCCACAGTACTCGCCGCCGGAGCCCCAGCCTCCGCACACTCAACCACTGCACCCCCGGACTATGCCTATGATGCAGCCAGAG TTGGACATAGAAACAAAAGAGGACATAAAGTTCTGCGTGTCTCCGGGAGACGGTACAATAGTTGGTAACACGAGCCCGGAGCAGCAGCACTGCTCGTCGACCACAGCGGCGGCGGCCAGCGGGGCCCGGGATGACGACGCGCCCCGCAGGCTGTGCCTCGTGTGCGGCGATGTGGCCTCCGGCTTCCACTACGGAGTGGCCAGCTGTGAGGCCTGCAAGGCGTTTTTCAAGAGGACTATTCAGGTGAGTAGGAAG GGCAACATAGAATACACATGTCCAGCATCAAATGAGTGCGAGATCAACAAGAGGCGGCGGAAGGCGTGCCAGGCGTGCCGGTTCCGCAAGTGCCTCCGTACTGGTATGCTGAGGGAAGGAGTCAGGCTGGACCGCGTGCGGGGAGGCCGGCAGAAGTACAGGCGGGCACCTGATGCCCCTGCGGCACCCCTGCCGAGGCCACAGTTGGATGATATCAAG GTGCTAGAAGCCCTAAATTCATATGAACCGGAGCTGCTAACCTGCTCAGCGCCACCTGCCGGCGTCACAGACCCAGTCGCCAAGACACTCGCTCTCCTAGCTGATCTGTACGACAGAGAACTGGTCGGAGTCATCGGCTGGGCTAAGCAGATACCCGGCTTTACTGAATTGCAGTTGAATGATCAG ATGCGTCTCTTACAAAGCACGTGGGCGGAGATGTTGTCGCTGATGCTGGCGTATCGGTCCATGTCGAGCGGGAGCCCGCTGCGGCTGCGGTTCGCGACAGACCTCGCGCTTGATGAGCAGCAGGCGAGGGAGATTGGCGCACATGATTTATTTGGAcag ATTGCCGGAGTAACAAAGCGCCTGGAGCGTGCCACAGCCCTCCGCGAGGAGTGCTACCTGCTGAAGGCGCTCGCGCTCGCCAACTCCGAGGCGCGCATCGACGAGCACGCCGCGCTGCGCCGCTTCCGGGACTCCATACTGGGCGCGCTCAACGATGCTGTGTCCGCTCTTAG GCCGTACAACGCGCAGGCGGCGCTGCAGCAGCTGCTGCTGGTGCTGCCGGCGCTGCGGCTGGCGGACGTGGCGGCGCGCCGCTTCTGGGCCGCCGTGCACCGCGAGCGCCGCGCGCCCATGAACAAGCTGTTCGTCGAGATGCTGGAGGCCTGTCTGCGGTAA
- the LOC113492479 gene encoding steroid hormone receptor ERR1 isoform X2, producing MCAVEDAWLFSNIANTLDMIESSHNVQMMSAVSGEPMLRRVKQETDPTPQYSPPEPQPPHTQPLHPRTMPMMQPELDIETKEDIKFCVSPGDGTIVGNTSPEQQHCSSTTAAAASGARDDDAPRRLCLVCGDVASGFHYGVASCEACKAFFKRTIQGNIEYTCPASNECEINKRRRKACQACRFRKCLRTGMLREGVRLDRVRGGRQKYRRAPDAPAAPLPRPQLDDIKVLEALNSYEPELLTCSAPPAGVTDPVAKTLALLADLYDRELVGVIGWAKQIPGFTELQLNDQMRLLQSTWAEMLSLMLAYRSMSSGSPLRLRFATDLALDEQQAREIGAHDLFGQIAGVTKRLERATALREECYLLKALALANSEARIDEHAALRRFRDSILGALNDAVSALRPYNAQAALQQLLLVLPALRLADVAARRFWAAVHRERRAPMNKLFVEMLEACLR from the exons ATGTGTGCGGTAGAAGATGCGTGGTTATTTTCAAATATAGCCAATACACTGGATATGATCGAATCTTCTCACAAT GTTCAAATGATGTCAGCAGTGAGCGGTGAGCCGATGCTCCGTCGCGTCAAGCAAGAGACAGATCCTACTCCACAGTACTCGCCGCCGGAGCCCCAGCCTCCGCACACTCAACCACTGCACCCCCGGACTATGCCTATGATGCAGCCAGAG TTGGACATAGAAACAAAAGAGGACATAAAGTTCTGCGTGTCTCCGGGAGACGGTACAATAGTTGGTAACACGAGCCCGGAGCAGCAGCACTGCTCGTCGACCACAGCGGCGGCGGCCAGCGGGGCCCGGGATGACGACGCGCCCCGCAGGCTGTGCCTCGTGTGCGGCGATGTGGCCTCCGGCTTCCACTACGGAGTGGCCAGCTGTGAGGCCTGCAAGGCGTTTTTCAAGAGGACTATTCAG GGCAACATAGAATACACATGTCCAGCATCAAATGAGTGCGAGATCAACAAGAGGCGGCGGAAGGCGTGCCAGGCGTGCCGGTTCCGCAAGTGCCTCCGTACTGGTATGCTGAGGGAAGGAGTCAGGCTGGACCGCGTGCGGGGAGGCCGGCAGAAGTACAGGCGGGCACCTGATGCCCCTGCGGCACCCCTGCCGAGGCCACAGTTGGATGATATCAAG GTGCTAGAAGCCCTAAATTCATATGAACCGGAGCTGCTAACCTGCTCAGCGCCACCTGCCGGCGTCACAGACCCAGTCGCCAAGACACTCGCTCTCCTAGCTGATCTGTACGACAGAGAACTGGTCGGAGTCATCGGCTGGGCTAAGCAGATACCCGGCTTTACTGAATTGCAGTTGAATGATCAG ATGCGTCTCTTACAAAGCACGTGGGCGGAGATGTTGTCGCTGATGCTGGCGTATCGGTCCATGTCGAGCGGGAGCCCGCTGCGGCTGCGGTTCGCGACAGACCTCGCGCTTGATGAGCAGCAGGCGAGGGAGATTGGCGCACATGATTTATTTGGAcag ATTGCCGGAGTAACAAAGCGCCTGGAGCGTGCCACAGCCCTCCGCGAGGAGTGCTACCTGCTGAAGGCGCTCGCGCTCGCCAACTCCGAGGCGCGCATCGACGAGCACGCCGCGCTGCGCCGCTTCCGGGACTCCATACTGGGCGCGCTCAACGATGCTGTGTCCGCTCTTAG GCCGTACAACGCGCAGGCGGCGCTGCAGCAGCTGCTGCTGGTGCTGCCGGCGCTGCGGCTGGCGGACGTGGCGGCGCGCCGCTTCTGGGCCGCCGTGCACCGCGAGCGCCGCGCGCCCATGAACAAGCTGTTCGTCGAGATGCTGGAGGCCTGTCTGCGGTAA
- the LOC113492479 gene encoding steroid hormone receptor ERR1 isoform X4: MMSAVSGEPMLRRVKQETDPTPQYSPPEPQPPHTQPLHPRTMPMMQPELDIETKEDIKFCVSPGDGTIVGNTSPEQQHCSSTTAAAASGARDDDAPRRLCLVCGDVASGFHYGVASCEACKAFFKRTIQVSRKGNIEYTCPASNECEINKRRRKACQACRFRKCLRTGMLREGVRLDRVRGGRQKYRRAPDAPAAPLPRPQLDDIKVLEALNSYEPELLTCSAPPAGVTDPVAKTLALLADLYDRELVGVIGWAKQIPGFTELQLNDQMRLLQSTWAEMLSLMLAYRSMSSGSPLRLRFATDLALDEQQAREIGAHDLFGQIAGVTKRLERATALREECYLLKALALANSEARIDEHAALRRFRDSILGALNDAVSALRPYNAQAALQQLLLVLPALRLADVAARRFWAAVHRERRAPMNKLFVEMLEACLR, encoded by the exons ATGATGTCAGCAGTGAGCGGTGAGCCGATGCTCCGTCGCGTCAAGCAAGAGACAGATCCTACTCCACAGTACTCGCCGCCGGAGCCCCAGCCTCCGCACACTCAACCACTGCACCCCCGGACTATGCCTATGATGCAGCCAGAG TTGGACATAGAAACAAAAGAGGACATAAAGTTCTGCGTGTCTCCGGGAGACGGTACAATAGTTGGTAACACGAGCCCGGAGCAGCAGCACTGCTCGTCGACCACAGCGGCGGCGGCCAGCGGGGCCCGGGATGACGACGCGCCCCGCAGGCTGTGCCTCGTGTGCGGCGATGTGGCCTCCGGCTTCCACTACGGAGTGGCCAGCTGTGAGGCCTGCAAGGCGTTTTTCAAGAGGACTATTCAGGTGAGTAGGAAG GGCAACATAGAATACACATGTCCAGCATCAAATGAGTGCGAGATCAACAAGAGGCGGCGGAAGGCGTGCCAGGCGTGCCGGTTCCGCAAGTGCCTCCGTACTGGTATGCTGAGGGAAGGAGTCAGGCTGGACCGCGTGCGGGGAGGCCGGCAGAAGTACAGGCGGGCACCTGATGCCCCTGCGGCACCCCTGCCGAGGCCACAGTTGGATGATATCAAG GTGCTAGAAGCCCTAAATTCATATGAACCGGAGCTGCTAACCTGCTCAGCGCCACCTGCCGGCGTCACAGACCCAGTCGCCAAGACACTCGCTCTCCTAGCTGATCTGTACGACAGAGAACTGGTCGGAGTCATCGGCTGGGCTAAGCAGATACCCGGCTTTACTGAATTGCAGTTGAATGATCAG ATGCGTCTCTTACAAAGCACGTGGGCGGAGATGTTGTCGCTGATGCTGGCGTATCGGTCCATGTCGAGCGGGAGCCCGCTGCGGCTGCGGTTCGCGACAGACCTCGCGCTTGATGAGCAGCAGGCGAGGGAGATTGGCGCACATGATTTATTTGGAcag ATTGCCGGAGTAACAAAGCGCCTGGAGCGTGCCACAGCCCTCCGCGAGGAGTGCTACCTGCTGAAGGCGCTCGCGCTCGCCAACTCCGAGGCGCGCATCGACGAGCACGCCGCGCTGCGCCGCTTCCGGGACTCCATACTGGGCGCGCTCAACGATGCTGTGTCCGCTCTTAG GCCGTACAACGCGCAGGCGGCGCTGCAGCAGCTGCTGCTGGTGCTGCCGGCGCTGCGGCTGGCGGACGTGGCGGCGCGCCGCTTCTGGGCCGCCGTGCACCGCGAGCGCCGCGCGCCCATGAACAAGCTGTTCGTCGAGATGCTGGAGGCCTGTCTGCGGTAA
- the LOC113492479 gene encoding steroid hormone receptor ERR1 isoform X3, which produces MDWMEMEDVVQMMSAVSGEPMLRRVKQETDPTPQYSPPEPQPPHTQPLHPRTMPMMQPELDIETKEDIKFCVSPGDGTIVGNTSPEQQHCSSTTAAAASGARDDDAPRRLCLVCGDVASGFHYGVASCEACKAFFKRTIQVSRKGNIEYTCPASNECEINKRRRKACQACRFRKCLRTGMLREGVRLDRVRGGRQKYRRAPDAPAAPLPRPQLDDIKVLEALNSYEPELLTCSAPPAGVTDPVAKTLALLADLYDRELVGVIGWAKQIPGFTELQLNDQMRLLQSTWAEMLSLMLAYRSMSSGSPLRLRFATDLALDEQQAREIGAHDLFGQIAGVTKRLERATALREECYLLKALALANSEARIDEHAALRRFRDSILGALNDAVSALRPYNAQAALQQLLLVLPALRLADVAARRFWAAVHRERRAPMNKLFVEMLEACLR; this is translated from the exons GTTCAAATGATGTCAGCAGTGAGCGGTGAGCCGATGCTCCGTCGCGTCAAGCAAGAGACAGATCCTACTCCACAGTACTCGCCGCCGGAGCCCCAGCCTCCGCACACTCAACCACTGCACCCCCGGACTATGCCTATGATGCAGCCAGAG TTGGACATAGAAACAAAAGAGGACATAAAGTTCTGCGTGTCTCCGGGAGACGGTACAATAGTTGGTAACACGAGCCCGGAGCAGCAGCACTGCTCGTCGACCACAGCGGCGGCGGCCAGCGGGGCCCGGGATGACGACGCGCCCCGCAGGCTGTGCCTCGTGTGCGGCGATGTGGCCTCCGGCTTCCACTACGGAGTGGCCAGCTGTGAGGCCTGCAAGGCGTTTTTCAAGAGGACTATTCAGGTGAGTAGGAAG GGCAACATAGAATACACATGTCCAGCATCAAATGAGTGCGAGATCAACAAGAGGCGGCGGAAGGCGTGCCAGGCGTGCCGGTTCCGCAAGTGCCTCCGTACTGGTATGCTGAGGGAAGGAGTCAGGCTGGACCGCGTGCGGGGAGGCCGGCAGAAGTACAGGCGGGCACCTGATGCCCCTGCGGCACCCCTGCCGAGGCCACAGTTGGATGATATCAAG GTGCTAGAAGCCCTAAATTCATATGAACCGGAGCTGCTAACCTGCTCAGCGCCACCTGCCGGCGTCACAGACCCAGTCGCCAAGACACTCGCTCTCCTAGCTGATCTGTACGACAGAGAACTGGTCGGAGTCATCGGCTGGGCTAAGCAGATACCCGGCTTTACTGAATTGCAGTTGAATGATCAG ATGCGTCTCTTACAAAGCACGTGGGCGGAGATGTTGTCGCTGATGCTGGCGTATCGGTCCATGTCGAGCGGGAGCCCGCTGCGGCTGCGGTTCGCGACAGACCTCGCGCTTGATGAGCAGCAGGCGAGGGAGATTGGCGCACATGATTTATTTGGAcag ATTGCCGGAGTAACAAAGCGCCTGGAGCGTGCCACAGCCCTCCGCGAGGAGTGCTACCTGCTGAAGGCGCTCGCGCTCGCCAACTCCGAGGCGCGCATCGACGAGCACGCCGCGCTGCGCCGCTTCCGGGACTCCATACTGGGCGCGCTCAACGATGCTGTGTCCGCTCTTAG GCCGTACAACGCGCAGGCGGCGCTGCAGCAGCTGCTGCTGGTGCTGCCGGCGCTGCGGCTGGCGGACGTGGCGGCGCGCCGCTTCTGGGCCGCCGTGCACCGCGAGCGCCGCGCGCCCATGAACAAGCTGTTCGTCGAGATGCTGGAGGCCTGTCTGCGGTAA
- the LOC113492479 gene encoding steroid hormone receptor ERR2 isoform X5: MCAVEDAWLFSNIANTLDMIESSHNVQMMSAVSGEPMLRRVKQETDPTPQYSPPEPQPPHTQPLHPRTMPMMQPELDIETKEDIKFCVSPGDGTIVGNTSPEQQHCSSTTAAAASGARDDDAPRRLCLVCGDVASGFHYGVASCEACKAFFKRTIQVSRKGNIEYTCPASNECEINKRRRKACQACRFRKCLRTGMLREGVRLDRVRGGRQKYRRAPDAPAAPLPRPQLDDIKVLEALNSYEPELLTCSAPPAGVTDPVAKTLALLADLYDRELVGVIGWAKQIPGFTELQLNDQMRLLQSTWAEMLSLMLAYRSMSSGSPLRLRFATDLALDEQQAREIGAHDLFGQIAGVTKRLERATALREECYLLKALALANSEARIDEHAALRRFRDSILGALNDAVSALSLKP; encoded by the exons ATGTGTGCGGTAGAAGATGCGTGGTTATTTTCAAATATAGCCAATACACTGGATATGATCGAATCTTCTCACAAT GTTCAAATGATGTCAGCAGTGAGCGGTGAGCCGATGCTCCGTCGCGTCAAGCAAGAGACAGATCCTACTCCACAGTACTCGCCGCCGGAGCCCCAGCCTCCGCACACTCAACCACTGCACCCCCGGACTATGCCTATGATGCAGCCAGAG TTGGACATAGAAACAAAAGAGGACATAAAGTTCTGCGTGTCTCCGGGAGACGGTACAATAGTTGGTAACACGAGCCCGGAGCAGCAGCACTGCTCGTCGACCACAGCGGCGGCGGCCAGCGGGGCCCGGGATGACGACGCGCCCCGCAGGCTGTGCCTCGTGTGCGGCGATGTGGCCTCCGGCTTCCACTACGGAGTGGCCAGCTGTGAGGCCTGCAAGGCGTTTTTCAAGAGGACTATTCAGGTGAGTAGGAAG GGCAACATAGAATACACATGTCCAGCATCAAATGAGTGCGAGATCAACAAGAGGCGGCGGAAGGCGTGCCAGGCGTGCCGGTTCCGCAAGTGCCTCCGTACTGGTATGCTGAGGGAAGGAGTCAGGCTGGACCGCGTGCGGGGAGGCCGGCAGAAGTACAGGCGGGCACCTGATGCCCCTGCGGCACCCCTGCCGAGGCCACAGTTGGATGATATCAAG GTGCTAGAAGCCCTAAATTCATATGAACCGGAGCTGCTAACCTGCTCAGCGCCACCTGCCGGCGTCACAGACCCAGTCGCCAAGACACTCGCTCTCCTAGCTGATCTGTACGACAGAGAACTGGTCGGAGTCATCGGCTGGGCTAAGCAGATACCCGGCTTTACTGAATTGCAGTTGAATGATCAG ATGCGTCTCTTACAAAGCACGTGGGCGGAGATGTTGTCGCTGATGCTGGCGTATCGGTCCATGTCGAGCGGGAGCCCGCTGCGGCTGCGGTTCGCGACAGACCTCGCGCTTGATGAGCAGCAGGCGAGGGAGATTGGCGCACATGATTTATTTGGAcag ATTGCCGGAGTAACAAAGCGCCTGGAGCGTGCCACAGCCCTCCGCGAGGAGTGCTACCTGCTGAAGGCGCTCGCGCTCGCCAACTCCGAGGCGCGCATCGACGAGCACGCCGCGCTGCGCCGCTTCCGGGACTCCATACTGGGCGCGCTCAACGATGCTGTGTCCGCTCTTAG TCTCAAGCCGTAG